DNA sequence from the Tachysurus vachellii isolate PV-2020 chromosome 16, HZAU_Pvac_v1, whole genome shotgun sequence genome:
TCATGCAATCCCGCCTGTTGTAGACGTACAAAccatttgtatataattgtgtatatattattgtaaatatgacTACCACTTtgtacagtaaagaaaaaactcTCCACAAGCAGTGTGTCCTTACTGTGTACCTTACAAGCATATGGCATTACTGTTGTCAgcaatttataataattatcatACAGAACCAGTTAGTCTTCATCCATTCACAGCCACATTGGTCATCACTAGTTGCTGAACCTGAGAACTCCCTAGACTTAACTCGGGGTCGTAACAGTCTTTTACTGGTGTTTAGTTCAGAAACTAAAAGTTGATAGATTGAGCACACATTgtataataaaagtacaaattacacaaaaggaCAGATTACAGAACTGAAAGATTAGTGTTTTTTAGTTTAGTAAACAGAAAATCTgtaatttttgtgtgtgtttgttattcagAGGAAATGCAGCATGAACCCAGTCGAGCATCACAGacttaaacaattaaacaatatacacctctaatatagtgtgtgtgtgcgtgcgtgcatgagtgtgtgtgtctgtgtgtgtccgtgtgtgttagagtgtgtttgttgtgagagtgtgtgtgtgtttgtgtgtacctcagtatctccagtgtacagtgtggatccttcagtccatcagagagcagcttcactcctgaatcctgcagttcaTTGCCcctcaggtccagttctctcagactggaggattttgagctgagaactgaggacagaactctacagctttcctctgtcagattacactgaaacagactggaagagaaatgatgaagtgtttaatttatttctctgatagtgaataaaggataaaaatataaaatgaacatctgtGTACAGAAGTAAGAATGCGCATCACAGAGAAAAGGATCCTGCGATTTCTCGCCACATCACATTCTCTAGTGCCGAAAACACATGACCAATAGAGTTCAGTCATGTGTAATTCTCTGTCACATATACTGAAGCCAGTAACATGCTTGgtttctttaattctctcaaCTTTCAGATTATATACTTTAGTTGTATATAAATCTTTGTGAACTCCTGTGCAGACATGTTATTCTGTACATCTAAAACCAtgagcattatatatatatattcagtacTCTCtgttacaatatttatatacttcAAACTTTCACAAATGGGGTTTAAATAGTCTGTGTACGTTTTACTCATTTGATGTCCTATTTATGGCTATAGTAAGTTATGAGGACACAGAGATCCAGACctctgtcatttttaattattaaatggtcttatataataaactaccaaaaacaaaaaatgttgaaatgatgggtgactagagagagagagagagagagagagagagagagagagagagaattatgaaattatttaaaaacaatgctATGTGAATATATTTAGAGGATAATTAATGCTTCATGTTGTAACCTCTCACATTCTAAGCTCCTATTCAGTCTTTTATAAGACTTTACAAAATGTAACAATCTTAATTTTATTAAACTCAATAagcctttatttaataaatgttaaaaaaaaatgccttacTGATGTTTGCTAACGTATAGCTTTAATAATGTGAGAAATCTCCGCACTAGTTTGTTGGATAAAGTAATGAAATATATTCCTAGTCATGCATAAAACAGTGACTGTATGAAACTTTAGCACATACAGTGGCCGAGTGGTGTGAGGTGTTGAGTGTGTACTACTGTATGTGCAGCTTTGTCACCAGAGACCTGGGTTCATTCTCAATAAGTTATCATccttttaatattgtttataaatataatgatttAAACTCTGTTATAATTGCATAATGTTTAATGCACAACAATACTGAGGGGCAAATAGTATCTGCCACTATTTATAAGTACCAATAGCATATAACTACTATTTACACTTAATATTACCAATAAATGCTATAAAtcattaaactttaataaatataaggaATAATAAAGTTAACAAATGGTAAACTTAAATCTGTAAACAAGGCTTGATACTGTGGCTAGTGGTTTTCAAAGGGATAAATAAGACTAACTAATCCTACTTGACCAGATCTGAGCCTCGAACCAACACAGGTCCAGTATGGGAGACgggctgctctctctctctctctctctctctctctctctctctatatatatatatatatatatatatatatatatatatatatatatatatatatatatatatatatattctatagaAGTAGATTCTAGATTCTATATAAGTTCTATAGAAATAATTATTCCTCAAAATTTAaaggtgtgggtgggtgtgtgtgggtgggtgtgtgtggatatgtgtacctcagtttctccagtgtacagtgtggatccttcagtccatcagagagcagcttcactcctgaatcttGCAGTTCATTGtaactcaggtccagttctctcagactggaggattttgagctgagaactgagaacagaactctacagctttcctctgtcagattacagttacacagactgaaagagaaatgatgaaaaatcaaaacactgatctcaaacacacaaacacagccataatccagctagagttgaagatgtaacagaaatgtcagtgtgtttgtgtcacacatacaaatcagaggacaggacaccacatcagcacatttacaggagcagggacgtctttctgcactccacaatctctcagctataatttattataacaccattaggtcatgtacataacacacacatgtgagagTGAGTagcctacaaacactacactctgATCTGTGTTCAAGTTTCTACAACTTGATGTTTGGTGTGGACCTGAGTACAGGTGGAGTGCTCACATGCATCCAAACAAATCCAAACTAAAGAGAAAGATTATATAAATGATTCTTGattatgatttacattttttttaggaaatatAGATGTGTAAAAATCTATCATCTATCATAAGCAATGTAAATAAAGGATACTAGAAAGAACATTGTACTGTTTACTACAGATGTCACTGTTACTTTTTCAACACAACTTAGTGAACCCTTCTTTTCTCAACAGAGTAAATGGGATCATGTCTTTCATGCCTCCACAACTGAGAAGTGAATGTGGGGTTTTCTTCTCAAATCTGAGCACCTTCCCTGTTTACAGAGTGACATCACATCAGCACGACTGCACGcagcatcagaaataaacaaagtcaaactTCTTACCTTAAAATGAGTTTCACTGTATATACAAAAGTATTAGCTTTAGATGGGTCAGCATACAGACATATTCGtttgttaaatctaaaacactgactatacacatAGCAGGGAAATCTAACCCACCTTGTAGGTAAAAATctaacacaacaccaccactactgtgtgttacactaaagGATTTGTGTACGTAGGTGGGCTTCAGGTGGCTATAAGTGACAGGTACTTCCTgaagagtgtagtgtatattgtataatacaCAGTGTGGAACTAGCTTTGAACAGCACAACCTCCCCAAACCTAGCAAGGTATAAGTGAGACGTCCGACTCCAAGGTAGCTGTCAAAATCAAAACACATCAGTTAACTTCAACAATTTAACTGTCATTATTGTCTTTTCTTATGGAACACACTTTAGCcccagtattaaaaaaaaatgtgtcagaAACAATCATAATACACCTttcaatttattgtttttacccAGTATTAGACAAAACAAGTTAGCACCTAATTCACCTCAGTAACTCAGTTATAAAACTCAACTTAAGCTAAATACAAGACCATATCCAATACAATTAAGAAAATCCAACTCCACTCTTTCCAGTATGGTACAATTCAGTATTTTGTTCACAGTGAAATAAGTGCTCAAGTGATATTAGATCTCAGTGTCTGTAAACCTTTAGcccaatgtgtaatattttatcagtacttaatgatgaacagagaacaaaaccagTCTGTTATTAACGttgtacaacaaaaatataaattaactaCATCtgcttataaatacaaatacagttcacagcttaaaatctccaaaatccACAGAAAGATCGAAAGAACGAAACCTGACGTCTCTTCAACAATAACGGTGATAAACCTGACCGACTGTCACATGCAACCGTCTTTGTGTTCACTGTCTGCTTTCACCACATGCAGTGAACCAGACAAAAAACTGTTTCTATAATTCAACTACAACAGATTAACAAAAATCACGAtccaagaacaagaatgtgaTCGGTCATTAACAGTTTGGTGTCTTTGTTGAGCTCCAAGAAGAACAAAACaggactttttaataacagcggTCACGACACTACTCTCACCTGTGACTATTATTCATCCTCTCTTTTTTTACCTGCTTGTACACTTGATAAGCAAAGAACAAAATGAACCCATCCTCTACAAACAGATCAGTGctagagaaagaaaatattcaTCACTCATCTGAGTTAGCTTGTttctaacaaaataaaaagataaagctgaacattttcccACTTTGTCTGTCCAATGTGTCGAGGTCCaaaatgatgattgatgttttatttaccaaAAGCTCAGTCCTTGGTAAAGTTTAGGAGTATTGCAGACTGaaggagacttttgtttttccttaatattggggtaaatttttaaaaagcatttatgttttatttttattagaaagaacaaTTGAGGAAAAAAGCCATGACAGAGTGAATCTCCCCACAACACTGTCACACAGAACAAAAGATGAGGAACTTAAACATAAAGAGATACTTGAAGGACATTAGAgagttttaatatttactttttatattttctatccatattgatcccattttgtcagtcttatgtttttctcatctgtgagagttctgttaaatgtcactttcaaaataaacagaaaagaaaaagtctaaagaaatgtctttagttCTTAAATGCATGCAGTTATTTTGTATAGATGTTTTTACATCAATTTTAGAGAACACTAAATGTTTcatgattcatatataaaagctataaaatgactcatatgatgttataagattttgtccatgtggcccagacctcagttcagatataacatgttagtgtaaaaagtgaaacaatctcctgtaaaagtaccagaggtttgtttaaagatgattagagTAACTATTAACAAACATTAATCcaaacagtgcagttcagtgttacattaaaataataaaccatgcagtaatacatttataaataaaaatactcactcAGCTATTCTGGAGGCTTTGACCACTGGCAGCAGCCTCAGAAGACATTCATCTGATCGATCATATTTCCTCAAATTAAACACATCCAGCTCCTGTTCTGAGTtcaataacacaaacaccagagctgaccactgagcaggagagagacTGGTTCCTCTGAGACGACAGAAACCTCCACTGTTCAGGTAAGTTTGTACTTCCTGCACTAGTGAATtatcattcagttcattcagacagtggaacagattgatggatttctctgtagATGGATTCTCCCTGATCTTCTCCTTGATGTACtccactgtttcctgtttgctgtgagaTCTGCTTCCTGTTTGTGGCATTAAGTCTCGTAAGAGAGTCTGATTGGACTCCAGTGAGAgtcccagaaggaagcggaGGAACAGGTCCAGGTGTCCATTCTCACTCTGCAAGGCCTTGTCCACTGAACTCCTGAGGAGATCAGACAGGTTAGAGGTTTGATGTTCTGTTACATTTCTGCTGATGAAGGAGAGAAACGTGTATAAAGCAGCAAGAAACTCCTGAACACTCAGATGAACAAAGCTGAAAACCTTCCCCAGGTTAAGaccaaactcctctctgaagatctgggtacacactcctgagtacactgacacatctctgacatcaatgccacactctctcaggtcttcatcatagaagatcaggtttcctttttccagctggtggaaagccagttttcccagtgccaTGATATTCTCTCTGGTCTGCTGGGGATCAGGGTCACATTTCTGATGGTACTTTTGGTCCTTCtgtttgatctgaaagatcaggaagtgtgtgaacatctgagtcagagtcttggggatctctccaccctctgcttcacccaacattctctctagaacagtggctgaaatccagcagaagactgggatgtgacacatgatgtagaggcttcttgaagacttcaggtgtgtgatgatattATTGGCCAGtctctgatcactgatcctcttcctgaagtactcctctTTCTGAGGATCACTGAAGCCATGTACCTCTGTTACCTGGTCTACACACTCAGgagggatctgattggctgctcctgGTCGAGAGGTTatccagaggagagcagagggaagcagattccccttgatgaggttcgtcagcagcacatccactgaggctgactctgtcacatcacacaatctctcattcttctggaaatttagaggaagtcgacactcatccagaccatcaaagatcaacaccactttgtaggagtcacagtctattgattctagttttcttatttctgggGAAAAATGATGAAGAAGATTCATGAGACTGAGATTTTGCTGCTTCATCAGATTCAGCTCTCTAAAGGGAAGTGGAAACATGAAGGTGACGTCCTGATTTACTTttccttcagcccagtccagaatgaacttctgcacagagactgtttttccaattccagcaactcctttagtcagcacagttctgatggacttGTCTTTAAAGAGGTCATTACAGTTGATGGGTTTCTCCTGTGTTGCTGGTCTCCTGGACGCTGtctcaatctgtctcacctcGTGTTCATTATTGACGTCTCCACTCCatccctctgtgatgtagagctctgtgtagatctcattcagaagtGCTGAGCTTCCATGCTGTGGGATTCCTTccttaattcttttaaaattctCTCTCAGCTTGGACTTCAACTTTGGCTGATACACAGAGGTgagttctaataaacaaagtaataacaTGTTTTAATGCAAAATCACTGAGCtcaatataaaattttaatttatttcagttcctGCTGTTCATCCTGATTGATGTACTAAATATTACTGAAGGATCAGGACCATTGTACAAGGTAACCACAAGCTGGAccatgaacagaacagaaaagcagCAGATTTACATGAtactaaaattaaatttaaaactaaaagtgttcatatctaaacctttttcctctctctaaagTGAACCTGATGGAATAAAGTCATGACAGAGCTCTTACTGTTGTACAGTGTGTTAGCGAGATCTGAgtggttcatgttcttcaggacatgcagtgtgatcttcagcgctccctctctgacactgtgcagatcctcctcatcctccacctccctctcagtgcatgctgggtaatctgGACTCAGTAGCTTCCTAAACCTCTTCAGCTCATTCTTTATCAGAGTGATGACTTTGTGTTCCAGCTCCTGGgtagaaacacacaggaacagatccAAACATTATCATATTACAGTGACAGATGCTTGTAATTTACAAGTAGAAgtctgggggcacggtgacttagtggtgagcacgttcgcctcacacctccagggttgggggttcgattccctcctccaccttgtgtgtgtggagtttgcatgttctccccgtgcctcgggggtttcctccgggtactccggtttcctcgcccggtccaaagacatgcatggtaggttgattggcatctctggaaaattgtccgtagtgtgtgattgtgttagtgaatgagagtgtgtgtgtgccctgcgatgggttggcactccgtccagggtgtatcctgccttgatgcccgatgacgcctgagataggcacaggctccccgtgaccgaggtagttcggataagcggtagaaaatgaatgaatgaatgaatgaaagtagaagtctctttttattatcacatttaaaCTTAGAACTGAAATACTGATTACTCATATAACTGATTACCAATAATGCTGCTGCACATCAAAACATTACAAGGGATcacaaaacacattacacactaaaacacacacacacacatgcacacacacacacacacacacacacacacacacacacacacacacacacaccttgaatatGGATTCCAGCTGATTTTTCCTGATGTTTGATTTCTTCATTTGTggtctgtgaacaaacaaaacacatcatgTGATTATGGACGTATTGGATATATATGGATGTATTCATAgctgcacaaatcacacactaataaatacagagacagatatttaacactatcctcttaacacaatacactgatttcAGGATTTCCTAACTGACACCAACttgtttagaaacaaatgtttgaataaatgaataaaatctttatattgtcattaatgtcccaggtgtaaatgttcttctgtagcaccacagaccctccagctcagggactgcagactgaactgaactcttaaAGCAGTTTTCCTCACTCCCAGTCCgagagctgcagcactgcacagtttagtgttttactgcttcaacacctgataaagctcatgaagggcttcataatgagacgagtgagtttgatcaggtgaaacactgctgtaaaacacctcactatactgacctcacatcagtagaactctctctttcactgaaGTTAAATAGATGATCCATTGACgcgtcactcttcatggacacacagctgggttctggtgagtctgatctctttctcttcatcattctagaattacaacagaaatatcagcaataattaatactcTGCTGACTCAGCACTGTTAACTGCTtcaacacctgataaagctcatgaagggcttcataatgagacgagtgagtttgatcaggtgaaacactgctgtaaaacacctcactatactgacctcacatcagtagaactctctctttcactgaaGTTAAATAGATGATCCATTGACgcgtcactcttcatggacacacagctgggttctggtgagtctgatctctttctcttcatcattctagaattacaacagaaatatcagcaataattaatactcTGCTGACTCAGCACTGTTAACTGCTtcaacacctgataaagctcatgaagggcttcataatgagacgagtgagtttgatcaggtgaaacactgtaaaacacctcactatCCTCACTAATACTATGCTgatcatcattaaacaccaataatttcatctttttaattcagatcaAGTCTGTACACTTATTCAAACAGGAGACAGGCCTCATAAGTCAGGAATTACACTGATATCAGGAGTCCCAATCACAGCTAACTGACTAAGCTGGGTCTTAAAGCCTGTAGAGTTCACTGACACAAAGCTATGCTGCTCTTATGCTGCACATTACACAGtcctttttactcttctctcagtgaatgatttgtctaaactgttcttagatcagatcagtgatatattcactgctattaaacaccttaaagcAAAGTTGAGTTCCTGTGTTGACTAGTGAGTGTTTAGAGATACAGATGAGTTCCCATGAgacggtgtgtatttattgctggtGAATGTAAAAGTGAGTCACCTTTCgtctttctttaagtcctgttTTCCAGACACACTCATGTTGGAGGTCATGTCTCCTACTCCAGATTACAGCAGGACACACGTTTACTTCACTCCAtcggtgtgttaaattaaaccctgaatCAGCACAGAGTTCACTTACAGGAAATAGTCACGTTATCAAGTTATAAAACAACCTGTGTACATTAAAGCTTTAGTACAAACCCACAAAACTCTTCTGCATCTAGAGTcaattcagtgtgtttatatattagagctttagatactcactgtgtttttactcctgaaatcttttatttttcactcgTCACAAAATGGAGCTGCTGACTTTCGCTTTCACTACAGTTTATACTGCAGAGGGGGGGAGggcagagacacagatacacacacacacacacacacacacacacacacacacacacacacacacacacgaagtaCTCTATGCTCCAATCCAGCAGGTGGTGGAAAAGAAAATGCATCTTGTAGTTGAGTTGCCAACCGCAATTTAAACAACaggagatagacacacacacacatacacacacacacatacacacccacacacacacgctttgatgaatatgattcttttttttttttttttttattgaaatcttTTTATTGAGGAAATATCACAAACAGTCAAACAGTTTACAGGT
Encoded proteins:
- the LOC132858822 gene encoding NACHT, LRR and PYD domains-containing protein 3-like isoform X5 is translated as MTSNMSVSGKQDLKKDERMMKRKRSDSPEPSCVSMKSDASMDHLFNFSERESSTDVRMMKRKRSDSPEPSCVSMKSDASMDHLFNFSERESSTDVRPQMKKSNIRKNQLESIFKELEHKVITLIKNELKRFRKLLSPDYPACTEREVEDEEDLHSVREGALKITLHVLKNMNHSDLANTLYNKLTSVYQPKLKSKLRENFKRIKEGIPQHGSSALLNEIYTELYITEGWSGDVNNEHEVRQIETASRRPATQEKPINCNDLFKDKSIRTVLTKGVAGIGKTVSVQKFILDWAEGKVNQDVTFMFPLPFRELNLMKQQNLSLMNLLHHFSPEIRKLESIDCDSYKVVLIFDGLDECRLPLNFQKNERLCDVTESASVDVLLTNLIKGNLLPSALLWITSRPGAANQIPPECVDQVTEVHGFSDPQKEEYFRKRISDQRLANNIITHLKSSRSLYIMCHIPVFCWISATVLERMLGEAEGGEIPKTLTQMFTHFLIFQIKQKDQKYHQKCDPDPQQTRENIMALGKLAFHQLEKGNLIFYDEDLRECGIDVRDVSVYSGVCTQIFREEFGLNLGKVFSFVHLSVQEFLAALYTFLSFISRNVTEHQTSNLSDLLRSSVDKALQSENGHLDLFLRFLLGLSLESNQTLLRDLMPQTGSRSHSKQETVEYIKEKIRENPSTEKSINLFHCLNELNDNSLVQEVQTYLNSGGFCRLRGTSLSPAQWSALVFVLLNSEQELDVFNLRKYDRSDECLLRLLPVVKASRIADLCNCNLTEESCRVLFSVLSSKSSSLRELDLSYNELQDSGVKLLSDGLKDPHCTLEKLSLFQCNLTEESCRVLSSVLSSKSSSLRELDLRGNELQDSGVKLLSDGLKDPHCTLEILSLCDCNLTEESCRVLSSVLSSNSSSLRELDLNNNKLQDSGVKLLSDGLKNPHCTLEKLSLWECNLTEESCRVLSLVLSSNSSSLRELDLSINLLHDSGVKLLSDGLKDPHCTLEILRMRYCSITDKGCAALASALRSNSSSHLRELDLNNNYPGESGVNLLSDLLKDPHYKLKTLHIKDNKLTTSGV
- the LOC132858822 gene encoding NACHT, LRR and PYD domains-containing protein 3-like isoform X3, translated to MTSNMSVSGKQDLKKDERMMKRKRSDSPEPSCVSMKSDASMDHLFNFSERESSTDVRMMKRKRSDSPEPSCVSMKSDASMDHLFNFSERESSTDVRPQMKKSNIRKNQLESIFKELEHKVITLIKNELKRFRKLLSPDYPACTEREVEDEEDLHSVREGALKITLHVLKNMNHSDLANTLYNKLTSVYQPKLKSKLRENFKRIKEGIPQHGSSALLNEIYTELYITEGWSGDVNNEHEVRQIETASRRPATQEKPINCNDLFKDKSIRTVLTKGVAGIGKTVSVQKFILDWAEGKVNQDVTFMFPLPFRELNLMKQQNLSLMNLLHHFSPEIRKLESIDCDSYKVVLIFDGLDECRLPLNFQKNERLCDVTESASVDVLLTNLIKGNLLPSALLWITSRPGAANQIPPECVDQVTEVHGFSDPQKEEYFRKRISDQRLANNIITHLKSSRSLYIMCHIPVFCWISATVLERMLGEAEGGEIPKTLTQMFTHFLIFQIKQKDQKYHQKCDPDPQQTRENIMALGKLAFHQLEKGNLIFYDEDLRECGIDVRDVSVYSGVCTQIFREEFGLNLGKVFSFVHLSVQEFLAALYTFLSFISRNVTEHQTSNLSDLLRSSVDKALQSENGHLDLFLRFLLGLSLESNQTLLRDLMPQTGSRSHSKQETVEYIKEKIRENPSTEKSINLFHCLNELNDNSLVQEVQTYLNSGGFCRLRGTSLSPAQWSALVFVLLNSEQELDVFNLRKYDRSDECLLRLLPVVKASRIADLCNCNLTEESCRVLFSVLSSKSSSLRELDLSYNELQDSGVKLLSDGLKDPHCTLEKLSLFQCNLTEESCRVLSSVLSSKSSSLRELDLRGNELQDSGVKLLSDGLKDPHCTLEILSVRNCKLTEESCRVLFSVLSSKSSSLRELDLSENELQDSGVKLLSDGLKDTHCTLEILSLCDCNLTEESCRVLSSVLSSNSSSLRELDLNNNKLQDSGVKLLSDGLKNPHCTLEKLSLWECNLTEESCRVLSLVLSSNSSSLRELDLSINLLHDSGVKLLSDGLKDPHCTLEILRMRYCSITDKGCAALASALRSNSSSHLRELDLNNNYPGESGVNLLSDLLKDPHYKLKTLHIKDNKLTTSGV
- the LOC132858822 gene encoding NACHT, LRR and PYD domains-containing protein 3-like isoform X4; this translates as MTSNMSVSGKQDLKKDERMMKRKRSDSPEPSCVSMKSDASMDHLFNFSERESSTDVRMMKRKRSDSPEPSCVSMKSDASMDHLFNFSERESSTDVRPQMKKSNIRKNQLESIFKELEHKVITLIKNELKRFRKLLSPDYPACTEREVEDEEDLHSVREGALKITLHVLKNMNHSDLANTLYNKLTSVYQPKLKSKLRENFKRIKEGIPQHGSSALLNEIYTELYITEGWSGDVNNEHEVRQIETASRRPATQEKPINCNDLFKDKSIRTVLTKGVAGIGKTVSVQKFILDWAEGKVNQDVTFMFPLPFRELNLMKQQNLSLMNLLHHFSPEIRKLESIDCDSYKVVLIFDGLDECRLPLNFQKNERLCDVTESASVDVLLTNLIKGNLLPSALLWITSRPGAANQIPPECVDQVTEVHGFSDPQKEEYFRKRISDQRLANNIITHLKSSRSLYIMCHIPVFCWISATVLERMLGEAEGGEIPKTLTQMFTHFLIFQIKQKDQKYHQKCDPDPQQTRENIMALGKLAFHQLEKGNLIFYDEDLRECGIDVRDVSVYSGVCTQIFREEFGLNLGKVFSFVHLSVQEFLAALYTFLSFISRNVTEHQTSNLSDLLRSSVDKALQSENGHLDLFLRFLLGLSLESNQTLLRDLMPQTGSRSHSKQETVEYIKEKIRENPSTEKSINLFHCLNELNDNSLVQEVQTYLNSGGFCRLRGTSLSPAQWSALVFVLLNSEQELDVFNLRKYDRSDECLLRLLPVVKASRIADLCNCNLTEESCRVLFSVLSSKSSSLRELDLSYNELQDSGVKLLSDGLKDPHCTLEKLSLFQCNLTEESCRVLSSVLSSKSSSLRELDLRGNELQDSGVKLLSDGLKDPHCTLEILSVRNCKLTEESCRVLFSVLSSKSSSLRELDLSENELQDSGVKLLSDGLKDTHCTLEILSLRNCNLTEESCRVLFSVLSSKSSSLRELDLSYNKLQDSGVKLLSDGLKDTHCTLKKLSLCDCNLTEESCRVLSSVLSSNSSSLRELDLNNNKLQDSGVKLLSDGLKNPHCTLEKLRMRYCSITDKGCAALASALRSNSSSHLRELDLNNNYPGESGVNLLSDLLKDPHYKLKTLHIKDNKLTTSGV
- the LOC132858822 gene encoding NACHT, LRR and PYD domains-containing protein 3-like isoform X8; the protein is MTSNMSVSGKQDLKKDERMMKRKRSDSPEPSCVSMKSDASMDHLFNFSERESSTDVRMMKRKRSDSPEPSCVSMKSDASMDHLFNFSERESSTDVRPQMKKSNIRKNQLESIFKELEHKVITLIKNELKRFRKLLSPDYPACTEREVEDEEDLHSVREGALKITLHVLKNMNHSDLANTLYNKLTSVYQPKLKSKLRENFKRIKEGIPQHGSSALLNEIYTELYITEGWSGDVNNEHEVRQIETASRRPATQEKPINCNDLFKDKSIRTVLTKGVAGIGKTVSVQKFILDWAEGKVNQDVTFMFPLPFRELNLMKQQNLSLMNLLHHFSPEIRKLESIDCDSYKVVLIFDGLDECRLPLNFQKNERLCDVTESASVDVLLTNLIKGNLLPSALLWITSRPGAANQIPPECVDQVTEVHGFSDPQKEEYFRKRISDQRLANNIITHLKSSRSLYIMCHIPVFCWISATVLERMLGEAEGGEIPKTLTQMFTHFLIFQIKQKDQKYHQKCDPDPQQTRENIMALGKLAFHQLEKGNLIFYDEDLRECGIDVRDVSVYSGVCTQIFREEFGLNLGKVFSFVHLSVQEFLAALYTFLSFISRNVTEHQTSNLSDLLRSSVDKALQSENGHLDLFLRFLLGLSLESNQTLLRDLMPQTGSRSHSKQETVEYIKEKIRENPSTEKSINLFHCLNELNDNSLVQEVQTYLNSGGFCRLRGTSLSPAQWSALVFVLLNSEQELDVFNLRKYDRSDECLLRLLPVVKASRIADLCNCNLTEESCRVLFSVLSSKSSSLRELDLSYNELQDSGVKLLSDGLKDPHCTLEKLSLCDCNLTEESCRVLSSVLSSNSSSLRELDLNNNKLQDSGVKLLSDGLKNPHCTLEKLSLWECNLTEESCRVLSLVLSSNSSSLRELDLSINLLHDSGVKLLSDGLKDPHCTLEILRMRYCSITDKGCAALASALRSNSSSHLRELDLNNNYPGESGVNLLSDLLKDPHYKLKTLHIKDNKLTTSGV